Proteins from a genomic interval of Aureimonas sp. AU20:
- a CDS encoding sirohydrochlorin chelatase, producing MKALMLCGHGSRDRGAVEEFRGLAEKIARRLPDWAVDYGYLEFATPIIRTGLDALREKGADHILALPGMLFAAGHAKNDIPSVLNTYAAANDVAITYGRELGIDPKMIRAAGERIREALRADGWRDGEPLHDTMLVVVGRGASDPDANSNVAKVMRMLWEGLGFGWGETAYSGVTFPLVEPALTHVSRLGYKRIVVFPYFLFTGILVDRIYAATDKVAAAMPDVRFLKAGYLDAHDLVVETFVDRLNEILEGTNNMNCQMCKYREQVLGFEAEVGLPQESHHHHVEGIGTGPADAPIEATATHDHSHGGAGHDHGHGHDHGHDHPHAHGHDHPHAHDHSHDHAHDHAHGHDHGHPHDHAHSHGHGHGHGHGHGHGHGHGHGHAHTHHPYPHADHPLGPRSLKS from the coding sequence ATGAAGGCTCTCATGCTGTGCGGCCACGGCTCGCGCGATCGCGGCGCGGTGGAGGAATTTCGCGGCCTCGCCGAGAAGATCGCCCGCCGCCTGCCCGACTGGGCGGTGGACTACGGCTATCTCGAATTCGCCACGCCCATCATTCGCACCGGGCTCGACGCGCTGCGCGAGAAGGGGGCGGACCATATCCTGGCGCTGCCGGGCATGCTGTTCGCCGCCGGCCACGCCAAGAACGACATTCCGTCCGTGCTCAACACCTATGCTGCGGCCAACGATGTCGCCATCACCTATGGGCGCGAGCTCGGCATCGATCCCAAGATGATCCGCGCCGCCGGCGAGCGCATCCGCGAGGCGCTGCGGGCGGACGGCTGGCGCGACGGCGAGCCGCTGCACGACACGATGCTGGTGGTGGTGGGGCGCGGGGCGTCCGACCCCGACGCCAATTCCAACGTCGCCAAGGTCATGCGCATGCTCTGGGAAGGGCTCGGCTTCGGCTGGGGCGAGACGGCCTATTCCGGCGTCACCTTCCCCCTGGTCGAGCCGGCGCTGACCCATGTCTCGCGCCTCGGCTACAAGCGCATCGTGGTGTTTCCCTATTTCCTGTTCACCGGCATCCTGGTGGACCGCATCTATGCGGCGACCGACAAGGTCGCCGCCGCCATGCCGGACGTCCGCTTCCTGAAAGCCGGGTATCTCGATGCCCACGACCTCGTGGTCGAAACCTTCGTGGACCGTTTGAACGAGATCCTCGAAGGCACGAACAACATGAACTGCCAGATGTGCAAATATCGCGAGCAGGTTCTGGGCTTCGAAGCGGAGGTCGGCCTGCCGCAGGAAAGCCACCACCACCATGTCGAGGGCATCGGCACGGGTCCTGCGGACGCTCCGATCGAGGCGACGGCGACGCACGATCATTCCCATGGCGGCGCGGGACACGACCATGGGCACGGGCATGATCATGGTCACGACCATCCTCACGCGCATGGGCACGATCATCCGCATGCGCATGACCACTCCCACGACCATGCGCACGACCATGCCCATGGGCATGACCACGGCCACCCGCATGACCATGCGCATTCCCACGGCCACGGCCACGGCCACGGCCACGGCCACGGCCACGGCCACGGCCACGGCCACGGCCACGCGCATACGCACCACCCCTATCCCCATGCCGACCATCCGCTCGGGCCGCGTTCGCTGAAGTCCTGA
- a CDS encoding precorrin-8X methylmutase: MALDYVRDPAAIYEASFATIRREAAPLLARLPEGAQTLAIRLAHSCGMVEIIEDLRLSVDAVAAGRAALAAGAPILVDAEMVAHGVIRRHLPAGNAVLCRLNEPEVAPLAARLGTTRSAAQVDLWVERGELSGAVVAIGNAPTALFRLLELLDEGAAPPAAILGFPVGFVGAAESKAELFARPRGVPFATLLGRRGGSALAAAAVNALATGLATGAEPLGGWTESQQSDAGAETGPASLAGQADGEAQGAPLPPDNPAARSPGDGSSASAQGEGRLV, translated from the coding sequence ATGGCGCTGGACTATGTCAGGGACCCCGCCGCCATCTACGAGGCGAGCTTCGCCACGATCCGGCGCGAGGCGGCACCGTTGCTGGCGCGGCTGCCAGAGGGCGCGCAGACGCTCGCGATCCGCCTCGCCCATAGCTGCGGCATGGTCGAGATCATCGAGGATCTGCGCTTGTCGGTGGACGCCGTGGCGGCGGGCCGCGCGGCGCTGGCCGCCGGGGCGCCGATCCTCGTGGACGCCGAAATGGTCGCGCATGGCGTGATCCGCCGGCACCTGCCGGCCGGCAATGCCGTGCTTTGCCGGCTGAACGAGCCGGAGGTGGCGCCGCTCGCGGCCCGGCTCGGCACGACGCGATCGGCGGCCCAGGTCGATCTCTGGGTGGAGCGGGGCGAACTATCGGGCGCGGTGGTCGCCATCGGCAACGCGCCGACCGCCCTGTTCCGCCTTCTGGAACTTCTGGATGAGGGCGCCGCGCCGCCCGCCGCGATCCTCGGCTTTCCCGTGGGCTTCGTCGGCGCGGCCGAATCCAAGGCCGAACTCTTTGCCCGCCCGCGCGGCGTGCCCTTCGCCACGCTTCTCGGCCGGCGCGGCGGCAGTGCGCTGGCGGCGGCGGCGGTGAACGCCCTCGCCACCGGCCTTGCGACGGGGGCCGAGCCTTTGGGTGGCTGGACGGAAAGCCAGCAATCGGACGCGGGAGCCGAGACCGGCCCGGCATCGTTGGCCGGGCAGGCCGACGGCGAAGCGCAGGGCGCCCCCCTTCCTCCTGATAACCCAGCCGCACGATCGCCCGGCGACGGCAGCTCGGCCTCCGCCCAGGGTGAAGGACGGCTCGTATGA